The Sphingobacterium lactis sequence TTTGATGGAATAGAATACATGCCAATAATTAACAATTTACCTCTACAATATTATCTTGAAATTACCCTTTGATTTTACTAAAATTTCAAAAAAATAGCGGGTAATATTCTGTTTACATACATGCTAAAACGCTTTTATGTACTTTAAACCAAGTATATTTAAGATGTTTATTGTATTTCGATAATATTCATAAGATAGTATAATAATAAGATAACTACGGACAAAATTTTACCTTAAGGATTATTTTACTTTGAATTATCAATTATAGATTCATTTCTCAAGCAGAATACTTTTTAAAATTTTTGTGCACCCAATAACCAGTGCGAGAAAGAACCGAATGTTCATCCAACAACGAAAAACATTGTATATGAAAAATTATATCCTAATGATGATGTTTATTGCGTTTGGTACACTTAATTCAAGTGCTCAAACCGAAAGGGAAGCCTATTTAGAGGTAATTACTAAACGATCAGATAAAATCATAGCAACCTTGAATATTCAAGATCCTAAAGTTTATAGCGAGGTTTTAGCTGATTTAGTTAACCAATATGATCTCTTGAATACCAATCATGAAAACCATTCCGCTAAACTCGCAGCCATAAAAAATAACTCATCTTTTAGTAAGGATAAACAAGAAGAAGAAATCAAGTTATTGTCGGATAGAAATGAAAAAGCAATCGCTAAGCTTCACGACCTTTTTATCAAGAAATTGGATAAAAATTTAAATGATGAGCAGATTGCGAAATTGAAGGATGGCATGACCTACAGCATTTTACCTCGAACCTATACAGCTTACGTGGAAATGATCCCTTCCTTAACTTCCGTACAAAAGGACACGATTATGAATATGTTGGT is a genomic window containing:
- a CDS encoding DUF3826 domain-containing protein, yielding MKNYILMMMFIAFGTLNSSAQTEREAYLEVITKRSDKIIATLNIQDPKVYSEVLADLVNQYDLLNTNHENHSAKLAAIKNNSSFSKDKQEEEIKLLSDRNEKAIAKLHDLFIKKLDKNLNDEQIAKLKDGMTYSILPRTYTAYVEMIPSLTSVQKDTIMNMLVEAREKAIDAPSADAKHAVFGKYKGRINNYLSKEGFDLKIEGEKWKERIAAQEKAKKN